CATGCATGACATCCTCACGGCGTTGGCAGATAGATTGGAAACTAGTTTTTCACAGCAAACAGCTCATCACTGGCGCTATCAATGCTTGCACAATAAAGAGCAGCTGGCATTCCGTTACGACGCTCCTTTTTCCAGCATCTACGCCCCTTCGTTGCTGAAAAACCTATCCGCACGTTGCAGCCAAAGCAAGGCCATTGTCACCTGTGACGTTGGCCAGCACCAGATGTGGGTAGCCCAACATATGCAATTCAACTCCAGTCGTCATCACTTAAGCAGTGGCGGCCTAGGCGCGATGGGTTACGGCCTTCCTGCTGCTCTTGGCGCTAAGTTCGCCAACCCTGACTTCACCGTCATCAATGTTTCTGGAGATGGCTCGATCATGATGAATATTCAAGAGCTGGCGACGCTAAAACGTTATGGCATTGCGGTCAAAATATTGCTGCTCGATAACCAACGTCTTGGCATGGTCCGTCAGTGGCAAAACTTATTTTTTGAGCAGCGCTTTAGTGAAGTGGATCTCTCTGACAATCCAAACTTTGCTGAGATTGCCAACGCCTTTGGTATCCGCAGTCACAGTATTAGCCAATCATCGGAAGTGGAGGCTGCCTTGGATGATTTTCTGGCAAATGATGACAGCTACTTACTGCATGTATCGATCAACCCAGATGACAACGTTTGGCCACTAGTGCCGCCCGGCAAAAGTAATGCCGACTATATCGAAGAAAGCTTTGCGGAATAACCCTTGAGGAAGCAGATTATGAGTACTAATACATTCAAAATTATCGTACGCCAATCAACCGGAAGTCTTGAACGGATTTTGCGCCTCATCAGGCATCGTGGCTTTAAGGTGAATTACTGTCTGGCTCGCGATGAAAGCTTGGAGAATGGCATGAGCGTAACCTTGCAACTGAGCAGCGAGCGCAGCATTGATAATCTTTATCATCAACTGCACAAATTGGTCGATGTGGTTGAAGTACATCAGTCGGCTCCATCACGACTGAGGAGCTGTCTTGGCAATGAGTAAATCACTATTGCTTTACGACACCACTTTGCGGGATGGCGCTCAATACAAAGGGATCAGTTTTTCCCTACAGGACAAACTGAAAATCACCCAGTTACTGGATGACTTTGGTGTTGACTATATCGAAGGCGGCTGGCCCGGCTCGAACCCTAAGGATGAAGCCTACTTTCGTCATGCTAAAAGCTTAGGGTTAAAGCATGCCAAGCTGGTCGCTTTTGGCGCGACACGTAAACCATCGGTAAGCGTTGATGATGATCAACAAATCCAATCTCTACTCGCTGCGCAAACGCCAGTGGTTGCGCTTGTCAGTAAATTCTGGCGCTATCATGTCGAGACCGTGTTGCGCACGGATTTGAGTGAAAACTTGGCGATGATCTTCGACAGCATCACGCTCTTTAAACACGAGCAGCGTGAAGTTATTTTAGATGCTGAGCATTTTTTTGATGGCTTCAATGACAGTCCTGACTACGCCTATCAATGTTTACAAGTCGCCATAAACGCAGGTGTTGATAATGTCACTCTTTGCGATACCAATGGCGGCACCATGCCGCATGAAATAGCGGATATTGTGGCGCAAGTTAAAGCCAGGTTTCCGTTGTTGTCGCTGGGTATTCATTGCCATAACGACTGCGAAGTTGCCGTTGCCAACAGTTTGTCTGCCGTGTCTGCTGGCGTGTCTTTAGTCCAAGGGACGGTTAATGGCTATGGCGAGCGCTGCG
The DNA window shown above is from Kangiella marina and carries:
- the ilvM gene encoding acetolactate synthase 2 small subunit; protein product: MSTNTFKIIVRQSTGSLERILRLIRHRGFKVNYCLARDESLENGMSVTLQLSSERSIDNLYHQLHKLVDVVEVHQSAPSRLRSCLGNE